A region of Photobacterium sanguinicancri DNA encodes the following proteins:
- the narQ gene encoding nitrate/nitrite two-component system sensor histidine kinase NarQ has product MQNRPQKPVTTTIARAMLAILLLSIATTSFALLTLASSLNDAEAINVSGSLRMQSYRLAYDIQAESPLFNDHLDQFEQSLFSPSMAALEHWTVPADIQRHYYSLINRWENLNPSLATENETRFVHEVATFVDNIDRFVFELQEFSVIKLQILSITGGVGLSLILVIALFTIHFTQRKIVSPLNQLVAASQQVQSGDFDVKIEVKSDNELGILAGTFSKMAAELGKHYRNLEQSVNEKTRRLRHANESLQVLYNCSQELSVTRLTTQNFKNMLDTLVEIEGLTAVTLTIDENNGAETVIKAGISTERHWHHHDLMLDGQVMGQLQWQETLPCPDHALIDNVSRLLSRGIYYNRAQKQADQLLLMEERATIARELHDSLAQSLSYLKIQVTLLKRQLAKQEHEHAEQIIAEIDNGLSSAYTQLRELLSTFRLTIKEANFGEALVEIMKPLDEQTDSMIIIDNQLSSLNLDAHRQVHLLQLIREATLNAIKHAQADEIIITCQQEHEQVSITICDDGLGFDQSNEKLNHYGLAIMAERADRLNGEVTITSEPEQGCCVTLSFLLAP; this is encoded by the coding sequence GTGCAGAATAGGCCACAAAAGCCAGTCACAACGACCATTGCTCGTGCCATGTTGGCCATCTTGCTACTCTCGATTGCAACCACCAGCTTTGCTTTACTGACCCTTGCATCCAGCTTGAATGATGCTGAGGCAATCAATGTATCTGGATCGTTGCGAATGCAGAGCTACCGACTGGCGTACGATATTCAAGCTGAGTCTCCACTTTTCAATGACCACCTTGACCAATTTGAGCAGTCCCTTTTTTCGCCCTCTATGGCCGCGCTCGAGCACTGGACAGTGCCTGCTGATATTCAACGCCATTACTACAGTTTGATTAACCGCTGGGAAAACCTGAATCCTTCGCTAGCAACGGAAAACGAAACACGTTTTGTCCATGAAGTCGCAACCTTTGTCGATAACATTGATAGGTTCGTGTTTGAGTTGCAGGAATTTTCAGTCATAAAACTGCAAATTTTATCCATTACCGGAGGGGTTGGTTTAAGCCTGATCTTAGTAATAGCGTTGTTTACCATTCACTTCACTCAACGAAAAATCGTCAGCCCATTGAACCAACTTGTTGCGGCAAGTCAGCAAGTACAGAGCGGTGATTTTGATGTGAAGATCGAGGTAAAAAGTGACAACGAACTTGGCATTTTAGCGGGTACTTTCTCGAAAATGGCAGCCGAGTTAGGCAAACACTACCGTAATTTAGAACAGTCGGTGAATGAGAAAACACGTCGATTACGTCACGCGAATGAATCATTACAAGTGCTGTACAACTGCTCTCAAGAGCTATCAGTTACACGTTTAACCACTCAGAACTTTAAAAACATGCTCGATACCTTGGTCGAGATTGAAGGCCTAACGGCGGTTACACTAACGATTGATGAAAACAATGGGGCTGAAACCGTCATAAAAGCAGGCATCTCCACAGAACGTCACTGGCATCATCACGACCTGATGTTAGATGGCCAAGTCATGGGACAACTGCAATGGCAAGAAACCTTGCCCTGCCCTGATCACGCCTTAATTGATAATGTTTCTCGGCTATTAAGCCGCGGTATTTACTATAACCGAGCTCAAAAGCAGGCAGATCAATTACTATTAATGGAAGAACGTGCCACCATTGCACGTGAACTTCATGATTCGCTTGCCCAGTCACTGTCTTATTTGAAAATTCAGGTCACATTACTAAAGCGCCAACTGGCAAAGCAAGAACATGAACATGCAGAACAGATAATTGCCGAAATAGATAACGGTCTATCAAGTGCGTACACCCAGCTTAGAGAACTGTTAAGCACTTTTCGTTTAACCATTAAAGAAGCCAATTTTGGTGAGGCCCTTGTTGAGATAATGAAACCACTTGATGAGCAAACAGATTCGATGATAATCATCGATAATCAGTTATCATCACTTAATCTCGATGCGCACCGCCAAGTACACTTATTACAATTGATCCGAGAAGCCACGCTCAACGCGATCAAGCATGCGCAAGCAGATGAAATCATCATTACTTGCCAGCAAGAGCATGAGCAGGTCAGCATCACTATCTGCGACGACGGCCTAGGCTTCGATCAAAGTAACGAAAAACTCAACCATTACGGGTTAGCTATTATGGCTGAACGGGCAGATCGCTTAAATGGTGAAGTAACAATAACCTCAGAGCCAGAGCAAGGCTGCTGCGTTACGCTCAGTTTCTTGCTAGCGCCATAA
- a CDS encoding response regulator codes for MTCWKVMIVDDHPLMRRGIGQLLSFEPDFELVAEASNGADALGLAHEKEPDLILLDLNMKGMSGLDTLNTMRAEGIESSIVVLTVSDSRNDVKTLIQAGADGYLLKDTEPDELIRLLKEAMCGGKAYSSLVKEYLTDNVEQDSLLDSLTDRETQILQEVAKGHRNKQIADTLFISEATVKVHMKSLLKKLQVKSRTAATVLYLESQGL; via the coding sequence ATGACGTGTTGGAAAGTAATGATTGTCGATGACCACCCGCTAATGCGTCGTGGTATTGGCCAGTTACTCAGTTTTGAACCCGATTTTGAATTGGTTGCAGAAGCAAGCAATGGCGCAGATGCCCTTGGGTTAGCCCATGAAAAAGAACCCGATCTAATCCTGTTAGATTTAAATATGAAAGGCATGTCAGGTTTAGATACGTTAAACACCATGCGAGCGGAAGGGATCGAGAGCAGCATTGTGGTATTAACCGTTTCTGACAGCCGTAACGACGTTAAGACACTGATCCAAGCAGGTGCTGACGGTTACCTACTAAAAGATACCGAGCCCGATGAACTAATCCGTTTACTGAAAGAAGCCATGTGTGGTGGTAAAGCCTACAGCAGTTTAGTGAAAGAATACCTGACCGATAATGTTGAGCAAGACAGCTTGCTTGATAGCCTTACCGATCGTGAAACCCAGATTTTACAAGAAGTCGCCAAAGGTCACCGTAATAAACAAATTGCGGATACTCTCTTTATTTCAGAAGCTACCGTGAAAGTGCATATGAAAAGCTTGCTGAAAAAACTGCAAGTGAAATCGCGTACAGCAGCAACGGTACTGTACTTAGAATCGCAAGGGCTATAA
- a CDS encoding DUF4156 domain-containing protein has protein sequence MKQYFVLGFVLLTLNGCTTTPVTLKGKQVDIVWNVETTSQQCQLKSTLVGSEGSWYNFWLLANDSLVEGALNQLRNQAASVGANTVLLGQPVPYASSVTYIGNAYYCPSKK, from the coding sequence GTGAAACAGTACTTTGTACTTGGCTTTGTGCTATTGACTTTGAATGGCTGTACAACCACCCCTGTCACACTGAAAGGTAAACAGGTTGATATTGTTTGGAATGTGGAAACTACCAGCCAGCAATGCCAGCTAAAAAGCACACTAGTGGGATCAGAGGGGTCATGGTACAACTTTTGGTTACTTGCCAATGACTCACTAGTAGAAGGCGCATTGAACCAACTACGCAACCAAGCTGCTTCCGTTGGGGCTAATACTGTTTTATTGGGTCAGCCAGTTCCTTATGCTTCTTCTGTCACTTATATCGGCAATGCCTATTACTGCCCGTCGAAAAAATAA
- a CDS encoding winged helix-turn-helix domain-containing protein yields the protein MELNPVFARRLYLALLVEHIERPNVPKLIEKTGWPRRTIQDVLKALPGLGFELTFIQDGKRHNDGYYKLSDWGPFDPAWVEDREPDLISALA from the coding sequence ATGGAATTGAATCCAGTTTTTGCACGCCGCCTTTATTTGGCTTTATTAGTTGAACATATCGAACGTCCTAACGTCCCTAAATTGATCGAGAAAACGGGCTGGCCTCGTCGAACTATTCAGGATGTATTAAAAGCATTACCCGGTTTGGGTTTTGAGTTGACCTTTATTCAAGATGGTAAGCGTCATAACGATGGCTACTATAAATTGAGTGATTGGGGGCCGTTTGATCCCGCTTGGGTTGAAGATCGTGAACCGGATTTAATCAGCGCGTTGGCTTAG
- a CDS encoding MAPEG family protein: MTPAFWSILVLIVINYALAGLGSWLTKRSTGHFDINQPRVQERELTGAVARIKAAQANGWEAIPVFAICVFIAHLAGVPAHQAALPAYLFVVSRALYILCYIFKLSPWRTIVFTLGIVACGWLIKMATVVTS; this comes from the coding sequence ATGACCCCAGCATTCTGGAGTATTCTGGTTTTAATCGTCATCAATTATGCCCTCGCAGGGCTAGGAAGTTGGTTAACAAAACGCTCGACAGGCCATTTCGATATCAATCAGCCAAGAGTACAAGAACGCGAATTAACTGGCGCGGTAGCGCGTATAAAAGCAGCCCAAGCAAATGGGTGGGAAGCTATTCCAGTCTTTGCTATTTGTGTTTTCATTGCGCACCTTGCTGGTGTACCCGCCCATCAAGCGGCCTTACCTGCGTACTTATTCGTGGTGTCACGGGCGCTATATATCCTTTGCTACATCTTTAAGCTCAGCCCTTGGCGTACCATCGTTTTTACACTGGGTATCGTGGCTTGTGGCTGGCTGATAAAGATGGCAACTGTGGTTACATCCTAA
- a CDS encoding ArsC family reductase, which yields MKTTAYGIKNCDTIKKMKKWFEAENIEYQFHDYRVEGLDLEMLEAFEAALGWEAMVNKRGTTYRQLSDEQKDGLNRDTAISLMLEFPAMIKRPLLVHNESHYLGFKPAQYQEIFASHVAAK from the coding sequence ATGAAAACAACTGCATACGGCATCAAAAACTGCGACACCATCAAGAAAATGAAAAAGTGGTTTGAAGCTGAAAATATTGAGTACCAATTTCACGATTACCGTGTCGAGGGCTTAGATCTAGAAATGTTAGAAGCATTTGAAGCGGCATTGGGTTGGGAGGCAATGGTTAATAAGCGTGGCACAACTTACCGTCAGCTCAGCGATGAGCAAAAAGATGGCCTAAACCGCGACACGGCAATCAGCTTAATGCTGGAGTTCCCAGCAATGATCAAGCGTCCTCTGCTTGTTCACAACGAAAGCCATTACCTCGGCTTTAAACCTGCGCAATATCAAGAGATCTTTGCATCTCACGTTGCAGCGAAATAA
- the dapE gene encoding succinyl-diaminopimelate desuccinylase: MSESPVIALAKDFISRQSVTPEDAGCQDVMIARLEKLGFIIETMVFEDTTNLWARRGSEAPLFVFAGHTDVVPSGKVALWHTPPFEPTIIDGYLHGRGAADMKGSLACMIVAIERFIAENPNHAGSIALLITSDEEGPFINGTTRVIDTLEARNEKIDMCIVGEPSSTHEVGDVVKNGRRGSITGDITVKGIQGHVAYPHLADNPVHRAMPALAELAATTWDNGNEYFPPTSFQIANLAAGTGASNVIPGEFEVQFNLRFSTELTDEDIRRKVHSVLDAHGLDYDLKWTLSGQPFLTDHGTLLDAVVTAIETVNHKRPELLTTGGTSDGRFIARTGAQVVELGPVNATIHKVNECVKVADLEKLTDMYQKVLENAL, from the coding sequence ATGTCAGAAAGCCCGGTAATTGCACTGGCCAAAGATTTTATTAGTCGCCAATCCGTCACGCCTGAGGATGCAGGCTGCCAAGACGTTATGATTGCACGCCTTGAAAAACTCGGCTTCATCATAGAAACCATGGTATTTGAAGATACGACTAACCTCTGGGCTCGTCGTGGCAGTGAAGCGCCATTGTTTGTCTTTGCAGGCCACACCGATGTGGTCCCTTCAGGCAAGGTCGCGCTATGGCATACCCCTCCGTTTGAACCAACCATTATCGATGGTTACTTACATGGTCGTGGCGCAGCGGATATGAAAGGTTCACTGGCGTGTATGATTGTTGCTATTGAACGATTCATTGCTGAAAACCCTAACCATGCTGGTTCAATCGCCTTATTGATCACATCAGATGAAGAAGGGCCATTCATTAACGGGACAACCCGTGTGATTGACACCCTAGAAGCACGTAACGAAAAGATCGATATGTGCATTGTGGGTGAACCCTCTAGCACCCATGAAGTCGGTGATGTGGTGAAAAATGGCCGTCGTGGTTCGATTACGGGTGATATTACGGTAAAAGGCATACAAGGCCATGTCGCCTATCCACACCTTGCTGATAATCCAGTTCACCGCGCCATGCCTGCACTGGCAGAGTTAGCAGCCACTACGTGGGATAACGGCAATGAGTACTTCCCACCCACCAGTTTTCAAATTGCCAATCTTGCAGCAGGAACAGGGGCATCCAATGTGATCCCTGGTGAGTTCGAGGTGCAGTTTAACCTCCGCTTCAGTACAGAGCTAACGGATGAAGACATCAGACGTAAAGTGCATTCTGTGCTGGACGCACATGGGTTAGATTACGATCTTAAATGGACGTTAAGTGGCCAACCTTTCCTTACCGATCACGGCACCCTACTTGATGCTGTTGTAACGGCAATCGAAACGGTCAATCACAAACGTCCTGAGCTATTAACCACGGGTGGGACATCTGATGGGCGCTTTATCGCCCGTACAGGAGCCCAAGTGGTTGAACTAGGCCCGGTGAATGCCACTATTCATAAAGTTAACGAGTGCGTAAAAGTCGCTGATCTTGAAAAGCTGACCGATATGTACCAAAAAGTATTGGAAAACGCGCTCTAA
- a CDS encoding M15 family metallopeptidase: protein MPTTPFAHRISDGLLTGQSTDHLVSHQQHFIHQAIEPDFLAMQQAAKKSGFELCLASGFRSFERQQMIWDNKFNGLRPILDHNSQPLDPELLSDKEKIMAILRWSALPGASRHHWGTDIDIYARNCLPVGVQLQLEPWEYQDGGHQAELAQWLTEHMAKYGFYLPYKNDLGGVSAEPWHLSYHTVSQPLLQHFTLELLHRTINQSQVAGKSQILANLDSIYNRFIINICEV, encoded by the coding sequence ATGCCGACCACTCCATTTGCCCATCGCATTAGCGATGGGCTGCTAACCGGCCAATCAACCGATCACCTTGTTAGCCACCAGCAGCACTTTATTCATCAGGCGATTGAACCTGATTTTTTAGCTATGCAGCAAGCAGCGAAAAAGTCAGGCTTTGAGCTATGCCTTGCCAGTGGCTTTCGCTCGTTCGAACGCCAACAAATGATTTGGGATAATAAATTCAATGGTCTGCGCCCGATTCTGGATCATAATAGCCAGCCATTAGATCCTGAGTTATTGTCTGATAAAGAAAAGATCATGGCGATCCTACGTTGGTCTGCTCTTCCGGGGGCGAGTCGGCATCATTGGGGAACAGATATCGATATCTATGCCCGCAACTGTCTCCCTGTGGGCGTCCAACTCCAATTAGAACCATGGGAATACCAAGATGGTGGGCACCAAGCCGAACTAGCCCAATGGTTAACGGAGCACATGGCTAAATACGGTTTTTATTTACCCTATAAAAATGATCTTGGTGGTGTCTCTGCTGAACCTTGGCACCTCAGCTATCACACCGTCAGCCAACCATTATTACAGCACTTCACATTAGAGTTGCTCCATCGCACAATTAACCAAAGTCAGGTCGCTGGAAAGTCGCAGATTTTGGCAAACCTTGATAGTATTTATAACAGGTTCATTATTAATATCTGTGAGGTCTAA
- a CDS encoding DUF2897 family protein → MEWLLNPWVITAVILSVVVSNIMALKYTANMKFGDKDKIKYLKEKHDREQALAEEEKNAKQISEESPSDINNTKK, encoded by the coding sequence ATGGAATGGTTACTGAATCCGTGGGTGATCACAGCTGTCATATTAAGTGTTGTTGTCAGTAATATTATGGCTTTGAAGTACACCGCCAATATGAAATTTGGCGACAAAGATAAAATCAAATATTTAAAAGAAAAACACGATCGTGAACAAGCATTAGCAGAAGAAGAAAAAAATGCTAAGCAAATCAGTGAAGAGTCTCCGTCAGACATAAATAACACGAAAAAATAA
- a CDS encoding glutamate-5-semialdehyde dehydrogenase, with protein MGKAAQQAAFELATSSTAQKNQALAIIADELDANQAVILAANQKDIDAARESGMSDALVDRLLLNEARLSDIANDVRNVINLNDPVGAELDSRVLENGMRLSRRRVPLGVVGVIYEARPNVTIDIAALCLKTGNASILRGGRETFHSNMELVKVIQVALEKAGLPAASVQYIEKPDRELVSQLLRLDQYVDMIIPRGGAGLHKMCKENSTIPVIIGGFGISHVFVDQSADLSRSLDVVENSKAQRPSACNALDTLLVHEKVAEAFLPRLADRLNKSKVALVADESAYDLLEGKASELRHTVDGDFDTEWLSFTLGVKVVKDVDEAIAHMRKHNASHSDAILTNDIQSAERFVNAAGSAAVYVNASTRFTDGAQFGLGAEVAVSTQKLHARGPMGLEELTSYKWVGQADYLCRS; from the coding sequence ATGGGTAAAGCGGCGCAACAAGCGGCGTTTGAACTTGCAACATCATCGACAGCACAGAAAAACCAAGCATTAGCGATTATCGCTGACGAGCTTGATGCAAACCAAGCGGTTATTTTAGCCGCGAACCAGAAAGACATAGATGCTGCCCGTGAATCAGGCATGTCAGATGCTTTAGTCGATCGTCTGTTACTGAACGAAGCGCGTTTGAGTGATATCGCGAACGATGTGCGTAATGTGATAAATCTCAATGATCCTGTGGGCGCAGAGCTAGACAGCCGTGTACTTGAAAATGGTATGCGCCTAAGCCGTCGCCGTGTTCCACTGGGTGTTGTTGGGGTGATTTACGAAGCACGCCCGAACGTGACTATTGATATTGCCGCTCTATGTTTGAAAACAGGTAATGCCAGTATTCTTCGTGGTGGTCGTGAAACTTTCCACTCCAACATGGAGCTAGTGAAAGTGATTCAAGTCGCACTAGAAAAAGCAGGTTTACCAGCGGCTTCTGTGCAATACATTGAAAAGCCAGATCGCGAGTTAGTTTCGCAACTGCTTCGCTTAGATCAATATGTCGATATGATTATTCCTCGCGGCGGCGCGGGTTTACACAAGATGTGTAAAGAGAACAGCACCATCCCAGTGATCATCGGTGGGTTTGGTATCAGCCATGTGTTTGTTGATCAAAGTGCCGACTTATCACGTTCTCTTGATGTGGTTGAAAACAGCAAAGCGCAGCGCCCGTCAGCATGTAATGCATTGGATACATTGCTCGTACATGAAAAGGTAGCGGAAGCTTTCCTACCGCGTTTGGCAGATCGCTTGAACAAAAGTAAAGTCGCGCTAGTGGCAGATGAAAGCGCCTATGACTTACTGGAAGGCAAAGCGTCTGAACTGCGCCATACTGTTGATGGTGATTTCGATACGGAATGGTTAAGCTTCACGCTAGGTGTGAAGGTGGTTAAAGACGTTGATGAAGCCATTGCACATATGCGTAAGCACAATGCGAGCCACTCAGATGCGATTCTAACGAACGATATTCAATCGGCAGAACGTTTCGTGAATGCAGCGGGCTCGGCGGCAGTGTATGTCAATGCATCAACACGCTTCACCGATGGTGCTCAGTTTGGTTTAGGCGCTGAGGTTGCAGTATCTACTCAAAAACTGCATGCGCGTGGCCCTATGGGCTTAGAAGAGCTAACCAGCTACAAATGGGTAGGGCAAGCAGATTACTTGTGCCGCTCATAA
- the proB gene encoding glutamate 5-kinase, protein MNKNLFTNLFDPMAENTYLNAKEQDLAGTHTAQSETQAVKQKTVVVKLGTSVLTGGTLKLDRAHLVELVRQCAQLRRQGHKVIIVTSGAIAAGREHLGYPELPKTMASKQLLAAVGQSRLIQEWEHLFGIYGLHVGQMLLTRADLDDRERYLNARDMIVALLDNGIIPVVNENDAVATTEIKVGDNDNLSALVGILAGADKLLLLTDQPGLFTADPRNNPDAELIREVHTIDETLRKLAGGSVGGLGTGGMATKLQAADVARRAGIEVVIAAGSRPGVIADIVGDTSVGTRFLPLESPLESRKRWILAGPPPAGDIIIDTGAANAVQLRGSSLLSKGITLVKGSFERGAVVRIYSTEGALLARGLCRYSSKDMTKIAGKHSQDIYQVLGYEYGPVAIHRDDLVVI, encoded by the coding sequence ATGAACAAAAATTTGTTCACTAATTTGTTTGATCCCATGGCAGAAAATACATACCTAAATGCAAAAGAGCAGGACCTCGCGGGAACTCATACAGCACAGTCTGAGACCCAAGCGGTAAAGCAAAAAACTGTAGTTGTTAAACTTGGTACTAGCGTACTAACTGGCGGTACATTGAAACTCGATCGCGCTCACCTTGTTGAGCTGGTTCGTCAGTGCGCCCAGTTACGTCGTCAAGGTCATAAAGTTATCATCGTAACGTCAGGTGCTATTGCCGCCGGTCGCGAGCATTTAGGTTACCCCGAACTGCCCAAAACCATGGCCAGCAAGCAGTTACTTGCCGCTGTTGGTCAGAGTCGCTTAATTCAAGAGTGGGAGCACCTTTTTGGCATTTATGGGCTGCATGTCGGTCAAATGCTATTAACCCGTGCAGATCTTGATGATCGTGAGCGTTATCTGAATGCGCGCGACATGATTGTCGCCCTGCTTGATAACGGTATCATTCCTGTTGTGAATGAAAACGATGCGGTTGCCACCACTGAAATCAAAGTGGGCGATAACGATAACTTATCAGCTTTAGTGGGGATTTTAGCGGGAGCAGACAAATTACTGTTACTGACAGACCAACCTGGCTTATTTACCGCTGATCCTCGTAATAACCCAGATGCAGAACTGATCCGCGAAGTACACACCATAGATGAAACGCTGCGCAAACTAGCAGGTGGTAGTGTGGGCGGTTTAGGCACTGGTGGCATGGCAACTAAGCTTCAAGCCGCTGATGTTGCACGTCGTGCGGGTATTGAAGTGGTGATTGCTGCGGGTAGTCGTCCTGGTGTGATTGCCGATATTGTGGGTGACACTTCGGTTGGTACGCGCTTTTTACCGCTCGAGTCACCATTAGAAAGCCGTAAGCGTTGGATCCTTGCCGGTCCTCCACCCGCTGGCGATATTATTATTGATACTGGCGCCGCTAATGCGGTACAGCTGCGAGGCAGTAGCTTATTGTCTAAGGGTATTACTCTTGTAAAAGGCAGCTTTGAACGTGGCGCTGTGGTACGTATTTATTCGACGGAAGGTGCGTTGTTGGCTCGTGGGCTTTGCCGTTATAGCAGCAAAGATATGACCAAAATTGCGGGCAAACACAGCCAAGATATTTATCAGGTACTTGGGTACGAATATGGCCCAGTTGCGATTCACCGTGATGACTTGGTTGTCATTTAG
- the crl gene encoding sigma factor-binding protein Crl — protein MTTQTAFPPYGRLLTKLTAIGPYLRKQQSKEGAFFFDCLASCISAKKEPHEREFWGWWLELNASEKGGYEYRYFFGRYNSAGEWVEDKVPAKHSEAVLKTLNDFYPKLTKLLNETFELPVIAAADLKEAELGASD, from the coding sequence ATGACGACTCAAACAGCTTTTCCACCTTATGGCCGCCTATTAACAAAATTAACTGCGATCGGCCCTTATTTACGCAAGCAACAATCAAAAGAAGGTGCTTTTTTCTTTGATTGTCTGGCCAGTTGTATTAGCGCTAAAAAAGAGCCTCATGAACGTGAGTTTTGGGGCTGGTGGCTAGAGCTCAACGCCAGCGAAAAAGGTGGATATGAATACCGTTATTTCTTTGGCCGATATAACAGTGCAGGTGAATGGGTAGAAGATAAAGTACCAGCTAAACACAGTGAAGCGGTACTCAAAACACTGAATGATTTTTACCCAAAACTGACGAAATTGTTAAATGAAACCTTTGAGTTGCCTGTTATTGCGGCAGCTGATTTAAAGGAAGCCGAATTAGGCGCTAGTGACTAA
- the frsA gene encoding esterase FrsA translates to MSEPSKSNLSEKLFAPRQTSKETSSLVRIAHQQASGVHNALDGDTEHGWYRSLRRPQWIWQGVDPIEMEALFARLAGSDSARTSEDQLDTVVGYRPGNWIYEWSQLAGQHHKKSRELVDNKQPQKAIDELLKSSTYYSIAAYPHLKGDTLAAQAEVQANQTYREAMELSPHQMKTIDVKYEGKTFQAFIHLPRTDKLLPTVIVSGGLDTLQSDLWPLYRDYLAPAGYAMVTLDMPSVGHSARWSLTEDTSRLHQALLQQIKEVPWVDHHRVAMMGLRFGGNAAIRLGFLEPTRLKTCISIGGAIHGFLSQPKLLDQMPQMYLDMIASRMGKHGVSRQSLLAHLPAWSLKNQGLLGRRKVDVPMLGISLKNDPVCPETDNQLIAISSYGGKAVTLPEKPLHDGYHRAMLTIMDWLEEKLGK, encoded by the coding sequence GTGTCTGAACCATCAAAGTCGAATTTATCTGAAAAGCTGTTTGCACCTCGTCAGACATCCAAAGAAACCTCAAGCTTAGTGCGTATAGCTCATCAACAAGCTTCTGGCGTGCACAATGCACTCGATGGCGATACCGAACATGGTTGGTATCGAAGTCTGCGTCGTCCACAATGGATCTGGCAGGGCGTTGATCCGATCGAAATGGAAGCCTTATTTGCCCGTTTAGCGGGAAGTGACTCCGCACGTACCTCGGAAGATCAACTCGATACCGTCGTTGGGTATCGGCCGGGTAACTGGATTTATGAATGGTCACAGTTAGCGGGTCAACACCATAAAAAATCACGTGAATTGGTTGATAACAAGCAGCCTCAAAAAGCCATTGATGAGCTGCTAAAATCCAGTACTTATTACAGTATTGCCGCTTACCCACACTTGAAGGGGGATACGTTAGCGGCACAAGCTGAAGTGCAAGCGAACCAAACTTACCGTGAAGCGATGGAGCTTTCGCCACATCAAATGAAAACTATTGATGTGAAGTATGAAGGTAAAACCTTTCAAGCCTTTATTCATTTACCGCGAACAGACAAGTTACTGCCGACAGTGATTGTGAGTGGTGGGCTTGATACGTTACAAAGTGACTTATGGCCTTTATACCGCGATTACTTAGCACCTGCAGGTTATGCGATGGTGACGCTGGACATGCCATCGGTTGGCCACAGTGCTCGTTGGTCATTAACGGAAGATACAAGCCGTTTACATCAGGCGTTGTTACAGCAAATTAAAGAAGTACCTTGGGTTGATCACCATCGAGTGGCGATGATGGGGCTGCGCTTTGGCGGTAATGCCGCGATCCGTTTAGGCTTTTTAGAGCCAACGCGCTTAAAAACCTGCATCAGTATTGGTGGGGCAATTCATGGTTTCTTATCACAGCCGAAGCTGCTTGATCAAATGCCACAGATGTACCTTGATATGATTGCCTCTCGCATGGGTAAGCATGGCGTATCAAGACAAAGTCTGCTTGCGCACTTGCCGGCATGGTCGCTAAAAAATCAAGGGTTATTAGGGCGCCGTAAAGTGGATGTACCTATGCTGGGTATCAGTTTGAAGAACGATCCTGTGTGTCCTGAAACCGATAACCAGTTGATTGCTATATCGAGTTATGGTGGAAAGGCAGTGACATTGCCAGAGAAGCCACTGCATGATGGTTACCATCGTGCAATGCTCACTATCATGGACTGGCTGGAAGAGAAGTTAGGGAAATAG
- the gpt gene encoding xanthine phosphoribosyltransferase: MSNKFVITWDNMQMYTRQLAEKLLPADQWKGIIAVSRGGLVPAAILARELNIRHVDTVCISSYDHDHQREMKVLKQADGDGEGFIVIDDLVDTGGTAELIRTMYPKAKFVTVCAKPAGKHLIDDYVVDIAQDTWIEQPWDMAVTFVEPISKK, from the coding sequence ATGAGTAATAAGTTCGTCATTACATGGGATAACATGCAAATGTACACACGTCAGCTAGCAGAGAAACTGCTTCCAGCTGATCAGTGGAAGGGTATTATTGCAGTTAGTCGTGGTGGTTTGGTTCCTGCGGCAATCCTAGCGCGTGAGCTTAACATTCGTCACGTTGATACCGTATGTATTTCAAGTTACGACCACGATCACCAGCGTGAAATGAAAGTGCTAAAACAAGCGGACGGTGACGGTGAAGGTTTCATCGTAATCGACGATCTTGTGGACACAGGCGGCACGGCTGAACTGATCCGCACTATGTACCCAAAAGCGAAGTTCGTTACGGTTTGTGCTAAACCTGCTGGTAAGCACCTTATCGATGACTACGTGGTTGATATTGCTCAAGATACATGGATTGAGCAACCATGGGACATGGCTGTGACTTTCGTTGAGCCTATCTCAAAGAAATAA